The genome window GTGCAGCGACCGCTGGCGACGGTGGTGATCGGGGGATTAGTGACTTCCACTATCCTCACGCTGCTGGTCATTCCGGCAATTTACAATTGGTTTGCGGTGGAGGTTGCACCGGAACGAGCAGCTTTGAATCAGTAACCTGCTTTAGTTTGCAGGGAGGGCATAACACCTCCCTGCATCAATTTTACAATCCCAATAGTAAAAGGAAAAATAAGATGAAACAGATTATCGCTTACATAAAACCACACAAATTAAGCCCGGTGACAATGGCGCTGCACAAAATTGAAGGTTTAACTGGAATGAGTGTGAATGATGTTCGCGGATTTGGGCGCGGCAGGGGCAACCCTTCAATCAAGGAGCAACTGTATGATTTTGTGCCACATGTGAAGATTGAAATCGTTTGCCTCGACGTATTGGTGAATGAAATCGTTGATGCCATTCAAAAGAACGCCCACACCGGATTGCGGGGCGACGGCAAAATCTATGTGGCGGAAGTGCTGGATGCTGTACGCATCAGCAGCGATAAACGGGGCGAGGAAGCGGTATGATTCAGAAGCAGACGCAGCTTCTTCAATAGCGAGCCACCTTCCCGAGAATTTAAAAATAAATCAGCAGTTATAAATTGGAAAGTGAAGTCATGCAAAAATATACTTTAAAAAATCTGGATTGCGCCGCCTGTGCCGCCAAAATAGAAAACGGTTTGGCCCGGCTTGAGGAGGTTAAGTTCGTTTCCGTGAATTTCGCCACCTCAACCCTGCTGCTGGATTCCAACAACCCCCAAAAAACCCTGGCCAGGATCAAAGAGTTGGAACCTGATGTGGAGGT of Calditrichia bacterium contains these proteins:
- a CDS encoding P-II family nitrogen regulator, whose amino-acid sequence is MKQIIAYIKPHKLSPVTMALHKIEGLTGMSVNDVRGFGRGRGNPSIKEQLYDFVPHVKIEIVCLDVLVNEIVDAIQKNAHTGLRGDGKIYVAEVLDAVRISSDKRGEEAV